Part of the Virgibacillus natechei genome is shown below.
ATTATCCACGGATTTACAGGAGGACCATATGAAGTAGACCCATTAGCGGACTATCTTAAAAAAAATACGGACTGGCATATTGAAGTTCCAACATTACCAGGACATGGAAGAAACCTTGATCTAAAAGATGTTTCTTATAAAAAATGGATACGAGCAGCAGAAGATTCGCTAAAGAAGTTAAAAAGTAAATATGACAAAATTAATATTATTGGATTTTCAATGGGTGGTATGATTGCCTCCTATTTAGCATCCAAATATAAAGTAGAAAATCTTGTTTTGTTAGCTCCCTCTGGTAAATTTCTGTCCATTAGACAACTGAGCCTTGATATAGCATCAGTAGCCGCAGACGGAATGCGGGGCAATTTGAAGAAAAACAAATTATACGTACACTATAAAAAGAAAATGGGGACGATACCTTTTAAAGCAAATATCGAATTTATTAAGTTAATCAAATTCACTCGCAAATATTTAAAAAAAGTAACATCACCTGTATTAATCGCTCAAGGCCAGCAGGACGGAATGGTGCCGTATAAAACAGCATATTATTTGGATAAGGAACTTAAGTCCAAACAGAAAGAAGTCGTGTTTTTTGAGAGGTCCAGGCACCTTATTTGTTTAGGCGATGATAAGGATTTGCTTAACAAAATGGTCTACGAATTTCTAATGGAGCCCAAAAGTGAAAAGCCAGAAAAACCATCACAATAATTGTGAAAATGTTTTTCTGGTTTTTTATATAAGAAATCCTAATCTTTGAAGAAAGAAATGACTAAGGCACCGTCACCGCCATAATTTGAGATTAATGGTCCCGTTTCGCTCAGGTATTTATCTTTAAATGGATAGTTATTGCTAATGTCTGCTAGAACACTTTTTGCTCGATCCTCTGCATTACAATGTGTCATGGTAATTACTTTATCTTCAACATTTTTCGTGTATTCACCAATTTGTTGAACAAAACGTCCTATTGATTTTTTATCCCCTCGAACCTTTTCCGTAACCTCAATCATACCTTCTTCGCTTGCTCTCATTAAAAGTTTGATGTTGAGTGTTTTGGCAATTGTACCTTTTACTTTGTCCAAACGACCACCTAAAATTAAATTTTCAAGTGTCTTTAAAACAAATAATGTTGTTGTTTGTTCCACTCGATGTTGCATGTGTTCGACGAGCTCTTCAAATGGATGATCTTCATTTATTTTCTTACTTACTTCATGCATTAAAAGTCCAATTCCACATGAGGCTGTCTTGGTGTTAATCACTTCGATTCTTCGGTTGGGCTCCTCTTCAAGTAACATATTTTTCCCGATACTAGCATTATCATAGGTACTGCTAATTTCTTTCGATATGCTTAACATGAGAATTGGAGTTCTAGGATCGATCTGCTTGTACGCATTATAGAAATCATGCGGACTAGGAGCAGCTGAACGTGGTAGCTGATTGGTTTCTTTTATTTTTTTATAGTAACTTTGTAAATCCATCGTCTCGCCAGTTTTGAATTCTTCATCATCAAAATGCAAATAGAGTGGAACAACGCTAATATTCAATACGTCCTGTAAACGATCGGGAATATCTGCGCCACCATCTGTCATTAGTTGAATATCCATGACATCACCCGCTTCATAAGTTTAGTGTTGTTTCTATTATATCAGTTACCAAATACTTTTGTATAAAGTAAACTTCATTTCGTGAGCTTTCGGGCGCATAGGACGTGTCGTATTCAGTCGAGTTGCCCGTTAACTCCGATAAATTTTACGTTTTGCTTCCCTTCTTTGAGATGGTAACTTTCTTTTTGCGTGACGTGCTTACAATGAATAAAAGTAAACCAAAAATAACGATGGTTCCACCTAGTAATTGCGGCCATGTGACAACTTCTCCTAAAACGAAGTATGCAAGTATGCTAGCACCTACAGGCTCTAGGACAATTCCCATTGAAATAGTGGATGTACTCAGCCACTTCAGCGCCCAATTAAATAGCGTATGACCAAAAAATGTAGGGAAGATTGCTAAGGCTAGAAATATCCACCAATGATCTGAAGGGTAACCAAAGAACGGATTTTGAAGAACCAGGTTATAGATGATTAATGTGACAGTACTAGCACTGTAGACAATAAACGTATAGGTCACCAGCGATAAATTTCTTCGCACACGCTGTCCAGACAAAAAATATATCGTAATCATGATTGCACCTAATAATGCAAGCATATTCCCAAATAAAGCTGTACCACTTATTTGCAAATCACCCCAATTGATTATGAAACTGCCCATTAAAGCGATAATCATGCTGATAACAGCCCCTGCTGAGAAACGTTCCTTGAAAAAGAAATACGTTCCCAAGAAAGCAAATATTGGCTGCAACGTGACTAATACCACTGAACTTGCGACAGAGGTATAATTCAATGATTCAAACCAGAGAATAAAATGAAGAGCTAAAAAAAATCCAGCAAGGGTAGAGAGAAGCCAATCTCTCTTGCTGATTAACCGAAATTCATTTCGATATTTAAGCAACACTAGCGGTAACATGATGATTACAGCGAATAATAAGCG
Proteins encoded:
- a CDS encoding alpha/beta hydrolase; its protein translation is MVGCLIIHGFTGGPYEVDPLADYLKKNTDWHIEVPTLPGHGRNLDLKDVSYKKWIRAAEDSLKKLKSKYDKINIIGFSMGGMIASYLASKYKVENLVLLAPSGKFLSIRQLSLDIASVAADGMRGNLKKNKLYVHYKKKMGTIPFKANIEFIKLIKFTRKYLKKVTSPVLIAQGQQDGMVPYKTAYYLDKELKSKQKEVVFFERSRHLICLGDDKDLLNKMVYEFLMEPKSEKPEKPSQ
- a CDS encoding DegV family protein; the protein is MDIQLMTDGGADIPDRLQDVLNISVVPLYLHFDDEEFKTGETMDLQSYYKKIKETNQLPRSAAPSPHDFYNAYKQIDPRTPILMLSISKEISSTYDNASIGKNMLLEEEPNRRIEVINTKTASCGIGLLMHEVSKKINEDHPFEELVEHMQHRVEQTTTLFVLKTLENLILGGRLDKVKGTIAKTLNIKLLMRASEEGMIEVTEKVRGDKKSIGRFVQQIGEYTKNVEDKVITMTHCNAEDRAKSVLADISNNYPFKDKYLSETGPLISNYGGDGALVISFFKD
- a CDS encoding DMT family transporter, which gives rise to MRRPPFNPYIAVVIGVITVSASAVLVKLADQAPAGIIATYRLLFAVIIMLPLVLLKYRNEFRLISKRDWLLSTLAGFFLALHFILWFESLNYTSVASSVVLVTLQPIFAFLGTYFFFKERFSAGAVISMIIALMGSFIINWGDLQISGTALFGNMLALLGAIMITIYFLSGQRVRRNLSLVTYTFIVYSASTVTLIIYNLVLQNPFFGYPSDHWWIFLALAIFPTFFGHTLFNWALKWLSTSTISMGIVLEPVGASILAYFVLGEVVTWPQLLGGTIVIFGLLLFIVSTSRKKKVTISKKGSKT